The Deltaproteobacteria bacterium DNA window CCCTGGACGTGCTGGTCGGTCTCGTCGCCGATGATCTTGATCGCGCTCTTGTTGGCGCCGACCGTGCCGTCCGACCCGAGCCCGTAGAACACGCAGCGGACGACGTCGTCGGGTTCGATCGAGCGGTCGCGGTCGTAGTCGATCGACGTGCCGGACACGTCGTCGACGATGCCGACGGTGAAGCGGCGGCGCGGCCGCGGGCGGGCCAGTTCGTCGAACACGCCCCACACCATCGCCGGGTCGAACTCCTTGGACGACAGGCCGTAGCGGCCGCCGACCACCGTGCGGCCGTCGAGCGCGCCGGCGTCGTGCAGCGCCGCGACGACGTCCAGGTGCAGCGGGTCGCCGGTCGCGCCCGGCTCTTTGGTGCGGTCGAGCACGGCGATCGTGCGGGCGCTCGCCGGCAGCGCCGCGACCAACCGCGCCGCGGGGAACGGCCGGTACAGCCGCACCTTGATCGCGCCGACGCGCTCGCCCGCGCCGACCATGTGGCGCACGGTCTCCTCCACCGTCTCGGCCGCCGACCCCATCACGACCACGACGCGGTCCGCCTCCGGGTGGCCGACGTAGTCGACGAGGCCGTAGCGGCGGCCGGTGCGGTCGGCCAGCACCGACAGCGCCGCGTCGACGAGGTCCGGGCAGCGCGCGGTGTACGGCTCGCCCGCCTCGCGCGCCTGGAAGTACGTGTCCGGGTTGTGCGCGGTGCCCCGGATGACCGGGTGGTCGGGCGACAGCGCGCGCGCGCGGTGCGCCGCGACGTCGTCGTCGGACACGAGCGCGCGCAGGTCGTCGTCGGACAGGGCGGCGATCTTGGCGATCTCGTGCGACGTGCGGAAGCCGTCGAAGAAGTGCAAAAACGGCACCCGCGACCGCAGCGACACCGCGTGCGCGATCGCGGCGAAGTCGTGCGCCTCCTGCACGGAGGCGGCCGCCAGCATCGCGAACCCGGTGGGCCGCGCCGCGTACACGTCCGAGTGGTCGCCGAAGATCGACAGCGCGTGGGTCGCGACCGTGCGCGCGGACACGTGGATGACGCAGGGCGACAGCTCGCCGGCCAGCTTGTACATGTTGGGCAGCATCAACAGCAGCCCCTGGGACGCGGTGAACGTGGTCGCGAGCGCGCCCGCCTGGCTGGCGCCGTGCAGCGCGCCGGCGGCCCCCGCCTCCGACTGCAGCTCGACCACGCGCGGGGTCGCTCCCCACAGGTTGGGCCGGCCGGCCGCCGCCCACGCGTCGGCGTGCTCGCCCATCGGCGACGCGGGAGTGATCGGATAGATGGCGATGACCTCGCTGAGGCGGTACGCGACGTCCGCCGCGGCCTGGTTTCCGTCGATCGTCGGCACGGCGCGTCTTCGATTGCACCCCTCGTGCCACCGTCACGGGGCCCGCGGCCCGGCCGGTGCGAAAATCGTGCGCCGACGCGCGCGACGACCGCAACTCGTGCGCCCTGTCCGCTATGCTCGCGCCCCCCAATGGACGCGCACGACGCCGCCATCACCTTGAGCGCCGCCGCCGCCGCGGGCGTGTTCCTGATCGCCGTCGCGGATCGGCTGCGCGTGCCGTCCATCGCGCTGCTGCTCGTCGGCGGCGTCGCGCTCGGGCCCCAGGCCCTCGGCTGGATCGATCCGGCGACGCTCGGCGCGGGGCTCGAGACGGTCGTCGCGCTCGCGGTCGCCGTGGTCCTGTTCGAGGGCGGGCTGACGCTCGACGTCGCGGGCTTTCGCCGCGAGCCGACGGTGATCGTGCGGATGCTCACGGTCGGCGTCCTCGTGACGTGGGCCGGCGCCGCGGCGACCCTCTACCTGTTGTACCCGGACCTCGGGGCCGAGCTGAGCATCATCGCCGGCAGCCTCGTCATCGTCACGGGGCCGACGGTGGTGTCGCCGCTGCTGCGGCGCATCGGCGTGCGGCCGCGCCTGCACCACATCCTGTACTGGGAGGGCGTGCTGGTCGACGCGGTCGGCGTGTTCGTCGCGGTGCTGTGCTTCGAGTGGATCGCGTCGGCCGGCGACCAGCCGGCGCTCGCGCCCCTGGGCCGGTTCGCGTCGCGGTTCGCGATCGGCGCGGGCATCGGCGCCGCGGTGGGGCTGGCGACCGGCTACGCGCTGCGCAAGCGGTGGGTCGCCGCGGACCATACCAACATCGCCGTGCTCGCCGCGGCGCTGCTGGCGCTGGCGCTGGCCAACGCGGTGCTCCCGGAGGCCGGCATCCTCGCGGTGATCGCGGCCGGCCTCGTGGTCGGCGTGCGGCGGCCGCCGCAGCTCAAGGAACTCAAGCGGTTCAAGCTCGAACTCACCGAGGTCGGCATCGGCCTGCTGTTCGTGCTGCTGGCGGCGCGGCTGGACCTGCGCCAGTTCCTCGACGCCGGCTGGCGCCTGGTCGCCGCGCTGGCGGTGTTGCTGCTGGTGCTGCGGCCGATCGGCATCGCGCTGTCGACCTGGGGGCAGCACTTCAGCTGGCGCGAGCGGGCGTTCCTCGCGTGGATGGCGCCGCGCGGGATCGTCGCGGCGTCGATGGCGTCGCTGTTCGCGCTGCGGCTCGACGCGCTCGGCTACGAGCGCGCGGGCTTCCTCGAGACGTTCACGTACGCCGTGATCGGCACGACGGTGATCGTGCAGGGGCTGTCGGCGCCGGCGATCGCGAGCTGGCTGGGCGTGAAGCGGCGCACGCGCGGCGCGTGGCTGCTCGTCGGCGACCCGCACGTTGCGGTGGAGCTGCACCGGCGGCTGCGCCAGGCCGGGGGTCGCAGCCTCGTGCTGGCGGCCGGCGGCCCGCCCGGGGACGCGCTCGCGTCCGACGACGTCGACGCGCTGGCGGACGGCCCGTTCGACCCGGCGGCGATCGACGACCCGCGCATCGCCGACGTGGAGGCCGTGCTCGCGCTGGCGCGCGCCCCGGAGATCAACGACCGCATCTGCGAGGCGTGGTCGGAGGTGGTCGGCGCCGCCGCGTGCTACCGGTGGGACGGCCATCCCGCCGACGGGCGACCGGGACGCGCGGTGTGGACCGACCTGCCATCGCCCGCCGAGGTCAAGGCGCTCGTCGAGGACGGCCGCTGCGCGATCGACGCGGTCGACGTCGGCGAACCGGAGGACGCCGCGCGGTTCGGCCCGTCGCTGCGCCCGCTGCTCGCGGTCGACGACGGCCACATCGTGCTGCTCGACGGCGACGTGCCCGAAGGCGCGCCCGCCGTGGTCGCGCTGCGGCGCCGGATCCCCGGGCTGGCCGGGCTCGTGCGCGACGCGATCGTGATCGACCGCCACGCACCGACGCGGGCGGAGGTCATCGGTGCGCTGCTCGACCTGGCGGCGCGCCACGCGCCCGACCTGCCGCGGGACCGCCACGCGGCCGACATCCTCGCGCGCGAGGAGGCGATGCCGACCGCGATCGGCGCGGGAGCGGCCGTGCCGCACGTGTACGACGACCACTGCCCGCAGAGCATGTGCTTCGTCGCCAACGTCGCCGGCGGGCTCGACTGGCACGGGCCGGACGGCGAGCCGGTGCGCCTGGTGTTCCTCGTCGTGTCGCCGGCGGGCCAGGCGGCCGAGCACCTGCGCAGCCTCGCGGCGATCTCGCACCTGGTGAGCAGCCCGGGCGTCGCGACCGTGCTCGCGCGCCAGCGCACCCGCGGCCGGCTCCTCGCGCTGCTGCGCGAACTCGAGTAGCCCGGCGGCCGGCTCCTCGCGCTGCTGCGCGAACTCGAGTAGCCCGGCGGCCGGCGGCCGGTGATATCGTCGCGCCCGCCGCTGCCATGGCCAAGCCGAACAAACGCCGCCGCCGGCGACGCCGCGCCCGCATCGTCGTGCCCCGGCGCGCCGTGCGCGGCGCGCCGCCCGGCGTGCTCGACCCGCCGGCCAACGCGCCCCGCCCGCGGATCGCGCTCATCGAGTACGGGCCGGACGGCGCGAGCGAGCGCGCCGTCGAGTCGATCGCCGAGCTGGCGGCGCCCGCACCGTCCGCTGCCGTGCGGTGGATCAACATCGACGGCGTCGGCGACGCGGACGTGTTCGCGGCGCTCGGCGACGCGTTCCACCTTCACCCGCTGGCGCTCGAGGACGCCGTGCACGTCCACCAGCGCCCGAAGGTCGACGACTACGGCGACCACATCTACTTCGTCGCGCGGATGCCGGCCGGCGAAGAGCCTTTGGTGCTCGAACAGATCAGCGTGTTCGTCGGGCGCGGGTTCGCGATCACCGTGCAGGAGCACCCCGGCGACTGCCTCGATCCCGTGCGCGAACGGATTCGAGGCGCGCGCGGCCGCATCCGCGGCGCCGGCCCCGACTACCTGCTGTACGCGGTGGTCGACGCGATCATGGATGCGTACTTTCCGATCGTCGATCGCCTGAACGTGCGGCTCGAGCAGATCGAGGAGCGCGTGCTGCTGTCTCCCGGCGACGGCGTCGTCGCCGAGGTGCACGCGATCCGCCACGACTTGCACCTGCTGCGGCGCACGCTCACGGCGTCGCGCGAGGCGCTCGGCGCGCTCGTCCGCCGGGACTCGGACCTCGTGGGCGACGACACGCGCGCGTTCCTGCGCGACTGCCAGGACCACGTCGACCAACTGCTCGACGCGGTCGAGGCGTGCCGCGAGCTGAGCGCGAGCCTGATGGACCTGCACGCGTCCGCGGTCGCCAACCGGATGAACGAAGTGATGAAGGTGCTCACCCTCATCGCGACGATCTTCATCCCGCTGAGCTTCATCGCCGGCGTCTACGGGATGAACTTCGACCGGTCGGCGTCACCGTGGAACATGCCGGAGTTGGGCTGGCGCTACGGCTATCCGCTGGCGCTGGCGGCGATGCTCGCCACCGCGCTCGCGTTCCTGTGGTTCTTCTGGCGGCGGGGCTGGCTGTCGTTGCGGCGCGACCGGCCGCCGAGAGACGACGCCGACGGCGCGTGATCGAGGCGCCGCGGGCGCGAGCGCGCGGCTACGGCGGGGGCCGCTCGGCGCGGCCGCGAGCGCGCGGCTACGGCGGAGGCCGCTCGGTGCGGCCGCCGGCGTACACGGCGAACCGGCCGGCCTCGCGCGGGTGCACGGGGCCGTCGGCGGGCCACGGCCAGCCGCCGAAACCGCCGCGCTGGTAGTCGGCGATCGCGTCGCGAATCTCGTCGTGCGACGTCATCACGAATGGCCCGTAGTGGGCGACCGGCTCGCCGATCGGCCGCCCTTGCAGCAGCAACCATTCCGCGTCCGCCGGGCCGTTGTCGATCGGCACATCGGCATCGGCGACGACCTGCACGCCGGTGCGCGGCGGCACGTCCACGCCGGCCACCCGCGCCGGCCCGCCGCGCACCAGGTACAGGGTGCGGTGCACGCCGGGCCGCGCGGGCGGCGGCGTCCACCGCGCGCCCGGCGCCATGCGGACGATCCAGATCGCCACGTCCGCGTCCGGCCGCGCCGCCCACGAATGCGGCGGCGGCGCCGGCGGCCGCACGCCGCCGACCGCGCCGGCGATCGCGCGCACCTCGACCGGCCGCCCGGACTCGTCGGCGAACCGCGCCGTCGGGATGCGGTGCCGCCACATCATCTGGTAGTGCGGCTCGACCAGTTTGTCGGCGCGGGGCAGGTTGAGCCAGATCTGAAACAGCTCGGTCGGATTCGGCGCGTCGCGCGACAACAGCGGGAACATCTCGGAGTGGACGATGCCGCGGCCGGCGGTCATCCACTGCACGTCGCCGGCGCCGAACCGGCCGGTGGCGCCGAGCGAGTCGGCGTGGTCGATGAACCCGCGCCGCGCGATCGTGATCGTCTCGAACCCGCGGTGCGGGTGCCGCGGGAACCCGGGCACCACGTCGCCGTGATACATGCGCCAGCCGTCGATGCCGTCGAAGTCCATTCCGATGCGGCGCCCGGTGAGCGGCGCCGCCGGTCCGAGCGCGTCGTTGCCCGGCGGATACGCGTCGTCGTGGTGGACGCAGAACAAGAACGGATCGACCGTCGGCCACTGGAAGTCCAGCGGCACGGTCGCCAGGACCGGACCCGCGTCGTGGCCGCGCACCATGGCGCAAGTGTAGCCGGCGCGCGAGCCGACCGCCGCGCGCGGCTATTCGATCACGACCAGGGGCGTGACGCCCGCGCCCCAAAACGACGTGCCGGGATACGCGCGCCGCAGCGTGCCCGCGCCCGTGGCCGGGTCGATCTCGATCACCTCGCCCGCGCGCGTGAACGCGTACACCTTGTTGTT harbors:
- the corA gene encoding magnesium and cobalt transport protein CorA; translated protein: MAKPNKRRRRRRRARIVVPRRAVRGAPPGVLDPPANAPRPRIALIEYGPDGASERAVESIAELAAPAPSAAVRWINIDGVGDADVFAALGDAFHLHPLALEDAVHVHQRPKVDDYGDHIYFVARMPAGEEPLVLEQISVFVGRGFAITVQEHPGDCLDPVRERIRGARGRIRGAGPDYLLYAVVDAIMDAYFPIVDRLNVRLEQIEERVLLSPGDGVVAEVHAIRHDLHLLRRTLTASREALGALVRRDSDLVGDDTRAFLRDCQDHVDQLLDAVEACRELSASLMDLHASAVANRMNEVMKVLTLIATIFIPLSFIAGVYGMNFDRSASPWNMPELGWRYGYPLALAAMLATALAFLWFFWRRGWLSLRRDRPPRDDADGA
- a CDS encoding pirin family protein — its product is MVRGHDAGPVLATVPLDFQWPTVDPFLFCVHHDDAYPPGNDALGPAAPLTGRRIGMDFDGIDGWRMYHGDVVPGFPRHPHRGFETITIARRGFIDHADSLGATGRFGAGDVQWMTAGRGIVHSEMFPLLSRDAPNPTELFQIWLNLPRADKLVEPHYQMMWRHRIPTARFADESGRPVEVRAIAGAVGGVRPPAPPPHSWAARPDADVAIWIVRMAPGARWTPPPARPGVHRTLYLVRGGPARVAGVDVPPRTGVQVVADADVPIDNGPADAEWLLLQGRPIGEPVAHYGPFVMTSHDEIRDAIADYQRGGFGGWPWPADGPVHPREAGRFAVYAGGRTERPPP